One segment of Coffea arabica cultivar ET-39 chromosome 7c, Coffea Arabica ET-39 HiFi, whole genome shotgun sequence DNA contains the following:
- the LOC113697949 gene encoding probable glutathione S-transferase parC produces MDGEVILLDAYISMFGMRLRIALAEKGDKYEFREENLPNKTPFLFQMNPIYKKVPVLIHKRALQYINEVWHDKSPLLPSDPYKRAQARFWADLVDQKILGLAYGLSLKTWAAKGKELEAAKKEFIEALKVLEGELGDKPYFGGEEFGYVDVALIPFYSWFHAYETCGNFKIGAQCPKFAAWAKRCIHRESVSKSLADPEKVYDFVLMLKKYCGVE; encoded by the exons ATGGATGGTGAAGTGATTCTGTTGGATGCATATATTAGTATGTTTGGCATGAGGCTAAGAATAGCTTTAGCTGAGAAGGGTGACAAGTATGAGTTCAGGGAAGAGAACTTGCCCAATAAGACCCCATTTCTTTTCCAAATGAATCCCATTTACAAGAAAGTCCCTGTTTTAATTCACAAGAGAGCCCTTCAATATATTAATGAGGTTTGGCATGATAAGAGCCCATTGTTGCCATCTGACCCTTACAAGAGAGCTCAAGCTAGATTCTGGGCTGATCTTGTTGACCAAAAGATACTAGGATTAGCATATGGACtgtctct AAAAACCTGGGCCGCTAAAGGGAAAGAACTGGAGGCAGCCAAGAAGGAATTCATAGAGGCTCTCAAGGTACTAGAAGGGGAACTTGGAGATAAGCCTTACTTTGGTGGTGAAGAGTTTGGATATGTAGATGTGGCTTTGATTCCTTTCTACAGTTGGTTCCATGCCTATGAGACTTGTGGAAACTTCAAAATTGGCGCACAATGCCCAAAGTTTGCGGCTTGGGCTAAAAGGTGCATCCACAGGGAGAGCGTGTCCAAGTCCCTTGCTGATCCTGAAAAGGTTTATGACTTTGTTCTGATGCTGAAGAAGTATTGTGGGGTTGAATAA
- the LOC113698119 gene encoding probable glutathione S-transferase parC gives MAGDKVVVLGTYGSMFSMRVQVALAEKGIEYENKEEDLANKSPLLLEMNPVHKKIPVLIHNGKPVCESLIIVQYIDEVWHDKNPLLPSDPYQRAQARFWADFVDKKVYDCGRRIWATKGEEKEAAKKEFIGIMKTLEGELRNKPYFGGEDFGYVDVALIPFYCWFHAYENFGNFKTETECPKLVEWAKRCMQRESVSKSLADPHKIYEFVVSLKKKLGIE, from the exons ATGGCCGGTGACAAGGTGGTTGTGTTGGGTACATATGGGAGCATGTTTAGCATGAGAGTCCAAGTTGCTCTGGCCGAAAAAGGCATCGAGtatgaaaacaaagaagaagacTTGGCTAACAAGAGCCCACTTCTTCTTGAGATGAACCCTGTTCACAAGAAAATCCCAGTTCTGATTCATAATGGAAAGCCTGTTTGCGAGTCGCTTATCATTGTTCAGTACATAGATGAAGTGTGGCATGACAAGAATCCCTTGCTGCCATCTGATCCTTACCAGAGAGCTCAAGCTAGGTTCTGGGCTGACTTCGTTGacaaaaag GTTTATGATTGTGGAAGGAGGATCTGGGCCACAAAGGGAGAAGAAAAGGAGGCAGCCAAGAAGGAATTCATAGGGATTATGAAAACATTGGAAGGAGAACTTAGAAATAAGCCTTACTTTGGAGGGGAAGACTTTGGATATGTGGATGTGGCTTTGATTCCTTTCTACTGTTGGTTCCATGCCTATGAGAACTTTGGGAATTTCAAGACAGAAACGGAGTGTCCAAAGCTGGTGGAATGGGCCAAAAGATGCATGCAGAGGGAGAGCGTTTCCAAGTCCCTTGCTGATCCTCACAAGATTTACGAATTTGTTGTGTCCTTGAAGAAGAAGCTTGGGATCGAATAA